CAGGACCATGTTGCTTTCGGAGAGAGGCAAGTGCGTTTCGAAATCGGCGGGAACCTGGACCACCACCCGGTGAGACTGAAGATCGGTGACGGCGCGGCGAAGGTGACGACCGACACCCACGGCGTCTCGACCAGGTGGGACATGGTCTGGGGGAACAGCGATCTCGTCACGATCGACTTCTCCCACGAGAAGGAGTTTTGGATCGACCTCTACACGAAAGACCCCCCGAACAGGCTCGCCGACATCTGGAGCCTCTACGTCCGGGACAGCCACGGCGTCGCCGGCAACAATCCGGGCTGGCTCTTCAGGCAGGGAGGGATCAGGTTCAGGAAGCAGGACTTCAACCCCCTGATCGACTGGTCGAGCATCGAGTACTTCGACTTTGATCAAACGTATAGCACCGACGTCGGTCCACATCCGCTGGAATACAGCGTCACGAAAATCTACGCAGTCCCTGAACCGGGTGGCTTCATTTGGTTTCTTGCGGCGGGCATGTGCGCCCGCCGCAAGAAACACGTTCAACAGGCCAGCCAGCGCCCGTTCGACCCCTCCCTTGTAGAACACGACGGGTGGCCTGACCAAGGGTGACCTCCTCCCGGGTGGCATGGGTGAAACGGGATGTCCGTGCCCGTTTGCACCCATGTCCGTGACACGGACCTTCAAAGCTGGGGAAAGTCAACTTTGAAAGCGCAGTCCTCGCCCCGGTACGCCGCCGCGCGCGAAAACTCCCAGTCGTATGGGTGAGAGCGAGGCACCAGGGCGAAGGATAGCCCTTCGGTCACCGATGCCGTTTTCTTTAGATTTTCGTGCAGGTACCGGATTTTTGAACCTACGGCGCTCCTCAGGTGCTGCACGCTTGCTACGCGCTTGCTGCACGCTTGCTGCACGCATCATCCAAAAGTCCCGTTTGTAGGGGTCTTGCCTGGCTGAAGCCAGGGCTCCTGCGGACTGAAGTCCGCGCTCCGTCCGGACCCCTGGACCGACCCGGACCAACCCGAACTACCGAACGTGCCGAACCCCCCTCACACGTTCGGACGGGCGTTCGGACCGAAGTCGGCGTTGTAGTACCGGATCTCCACGTTGCCGGGGGCGACGACCTTGTCGATCTGCGCGAGGGTCTTTGCCGAGAGTTCCGTCTGGCACGCCCCCACGCTTTCTTCAAGCTGCACAGGAGATTTGGCGCCGATGATCGGCACGGTCACTCCCGGCTGTCCTGCCACCCAGGCGAGGCTCATCTGGGTCAGCGTCAGACCCGCCCGGTCGGCGATCGTCTTCAGGCGCTGGACGACCTTGGTCGTCTGTGCGGTGATCCGGCCCATCGGGTCGCTCTTGGCGTAGCGACCGTCCTTCGGCTTCTGACCGAGGTACTTGCCGCTGAGCTGCCCGCCTGCGAGCGGCGACCAGGGGATGCACCCGTAGTCGTAGGTGCGGAGGAACGGCATAAGCTCGCGCTCGATGCTCCGGTCGAGAAGGTTGTAGGGCGGCTGCTCGCAGACGAAGGCGTTCGAACCGAGGGCCTTGGCGACGTAGTGGGCCTCGGCGAGCTGCCATGCGGCGTACGTGCTCGCCCCGACGTAGCGGACCTTTCCGCTCCGCACAAGGTCGTCGAGCGCGCGCAAGGTCTCGTCGATCGGCACTTTGGGTTCAGGGCGGTGGATCTGATAGAGGTCGATCCAATCTGTGCCGAGACGCTTGAGCGAGGCTTCACAGGCCTGGATAATGTTGCGCCTGGAATTGCCGCGCGCGTTGGGGTCGGTGTCGCTCATCCGGCCGTGGCACTTGGTCGCGATGACGAGTCCGTCGCGCTTGCCCTTGATCGCCTTGCCGAGGATCGTCTCGCTCGTGCCGCGGGCGTAGACGTCGGCGGTGTCGAAGAAGTTAATCCCGAGGTCGTACGCCTTGGCCATGACCTTCATCGCCTCGGGTTCGTGGCTGCCCCAGTCGTCCGGCTCCCAACCGAAGGTCATCGTGCCGAGGCAGGGGTTGCTGACCATGAGGCCCGTCCGTCCGAGGGGTCTGTACTGCACGCCTCAGTTTGGCCGGACCAGAAGGGGCCTAGCGCACGCGGGTGAAGCGGTATTCGTTCCGGAACTCGGTCTTGCCGATCGTCGGCCCGGTCGTGCGCGTCATGCGCAAGGTGTCCTTGCCGATGTCCAGGGTGTACCGGACGACTACGGGCTTATCGTTCTCCTGTGCCTCACCCTTGAGGACGAGCCGGCCGGTGCCGTCTGCCTGGACGCGACTGGCGGCATCGATCGTGTACGAGCGTGCGCTTTCTCCTTCCGGAGTCACCGTGTACGTCTTCGCAGCAAAGTCCACGGCCACGGTTTGCTTCGACTGCTCGATCTTCTCCGGCCCGTCGTCGTAGACGAACCGCATCGTGACGCCGGAGCCGTCCTTCGCGACGCTGACCCTCAACATCGTGGCGATGCGGTAGCGTTTGTTGTCGGAGTAGTCGCGGTATTCGAGCGTGCCGACCCAGGAGCCGCGAAGCGCGGCATAGACGTCCGTCGGTCGGACGGCGTTCTGGGTCGTCCAGTGGGTGACGGCGGGCAGCACCGCCGGCTTTTACCCTTTGACCGGACGGACCGTTCGAGACGGGACCTCGCTTGATGTGAAGAAACCGATCGGGCCCTTGGACCGTTAGTAGCGTCATGCGCCTCGCCGCCGTCCTCGTGTCGTCCTTCGTCTTGGTCTTGTCGGCCTTCGCCGCCGACGCGACGGGGTCCTGGAGCGGGAAGATCCAGATGGACGTGTCCAAGTTGCCCGCCGAAGCCAAGGCCCAAGCGACGAAGGCCCTCGCCAAAGTCAAAGTGACGATGGTGTTCAAGAAGGACAAGACGTTCACCTCGAAAGTGACGGGCAGCCCCGACGGCGTCGACCACGCGACCTCCGGGACATGGAGCCAGTCGGGCGACAAGGTCGTGCTGAAGGCGAAGACCCGCGACGGCAAGTCGGCGCCGACGAGCCAGGCCCAGACGTTCACGATCTCGGCCGACGGCAAGAAGATGTCTTCGACGACCCGCGCCTCCAACAAGCCAGGAGGCAAACCTCAGGCGAACGCCCCCTCCGTGACGATCGTGCTCGTCCGACAGAAGTAGGCGCTACCAGGACGGCAGCTCGGCGCAATACTTGCGGACGTCCTCGGCCACGCTCGGCGGGGGAGAGTCCGAGCGGTGCCCGGCAAACCGGAGTACGGCGATCTGCCCTGCATGGTAGGCGTCGTGGTGGGACAGCGTGTGCAGGACTTTCCAGGCGGGCCAATGGTCGCCTTGGGGTCGCAAGACGTCTTGGTACAGGTCGTCGTCGGTGAGATGGGCCCAAGCCTCGGTCCAGTACTGGTGCGACGCTTTGAGATATTCCTGGGCCGCGTCCCAGTCCGGTTCGAACGACTCCAACTCCTCGGCCAAGTCCCGCCAGCGGATCTCCAGGTTCTTGAACGCGGCGCTCGCGTACATGACCTTGCCCGTGGCCACGTGGAGCACGAGGCTATGGATGGAGCCGTCCGTATGGAGGTATTCCTCGGTCGTCTGCGGGAGCACGCCCCATGCCTGGGCACGGTCGACCCCCTCGAAGGAGGCGACGAACTCTCGGAACGACGCCTCCGACTGAAGTCTGAGAAGTCCGACGGCGGTGTTCGACATGGCCGCTCTTACCTTGGCACAAACCTCGAAGGCCGATCTCGGGTAGAAACCCGGCGTAAACCTGTACCAGGACGCGGTACCTTGACCCGGCCCCCACTGTCGGCCCGGTCGCAAGGGCGACGTCCGGGCACGTTCGACGATTCAGCTATGAAGGGCGATATCGGTTCCCGTCCGTTCCGGAGGCTTCGGCACGTCCTCTTCGGCTCGCCGATCCATGCGAAGAAAGCCCATCACGAGCGCATGGGGATCGTCACGGGCCTGCCCGTCTTCGCCTCGGACGCTCTGTCGTCGAGCGCCTACGCCACGGAGGCGATCCTGGGAGTCCTGATCCTGGCAGGCACCCAGTTCGTCGGGCTCCAGATCTGGTTCGGACTCGCCATCGCGCTTTTGATCGCGATCGTCTCGTGGTCGTACTGGCAGACGATCCACGCCTATCCCGGCGGCGGCGGCAGCTACATCGTCGCGAGCGAGAACTTGGGTGAAAAGCCGGGACTGGTCGCAGGCGCGGCCCTGATGATCGATTACGTCCTCACCGTGGCGGTCTCCGTCGCGGCAGGCGTCGTCGCACTGGTCTCCGCGTTCCCGGCCCTCCACGAGTACTTGATCGTCATCAGTTGGATCTGCATCGGGCTCATTTCGTACGCGAACTTGCGCGGGATGCGAGAGTCCGGCGCCGTCTTCGCGTTCCCGACCTACGGCTTCCTCGTTTCGGTCTTCGTCATGCTCGGTTTCGCCGCTTGGCGGGCGGCGACCACGACACCGGTCGCGCAGGTCGTCCATGGCGAACCGGGCGCCGTCGGCCGAGACGCCAACGTGTTGTTCCTTTTCGTCGTCTTCCGCGCGTTCGCCGCCGGATGCACGGCCCTGACGGGCATCGAAGCCGTTTCGGACGGCGTCCCTGCCTTCCGTCCGCCCGAATCCCGCAACGCGTCCCGTACGTTGCTGATCATGGCGGTGCTGTTGACGGCCCTCTTCCTCGGGATCGGCTTCGCCGTGCAGAGGGTCCCTGTCCTCGAGCTCTTCGCCACGAAGAACCCGGAGTACACGACGGTCCTGTCCCAGATCGCGTCGTGGGCGTTCGGCCCGGAAATGAAGTGGGCGTTCTACATCGTTCAGTTCATGACCGCCGCGATCCTCATCTTAGCGGCGAACACGGCGTTCGCGGACTTCCCGCGCCTGGCCAGCTTTTTGGCCCGGGACGGCTATCTTCCGCGCCCGTTGGCCCGCCAAGGCGACCGCCTCGTGTTCCAGAACGGCATCATCCTTTTGGCCCTGGCCTCCGCGATCCTGATCTGGGTGTACCACGGCGAACTCGACCACCTGCTGCCGCTCTATGCGGTCGGAGTCTTCTTGGCGTTCACGCTTTCACAGTCGGGCATGGTGATGCACTGGAAGAAACTGGGTGAGCGCGGGCACGGATTGAGCATGAGCGTCAACATGCTCGGCGCGGTGCTGACCGGCGCCGTGACCCTCGTGTTGCTTTTCACGAAGTTCCGGGAAGGTGCCTGGCTCATCTTCGTCCTCACCGTGTTCTTCTATGCGGTGTTCCGAGCCATCAAGAACCGCTACGCCTCGATCAACGTCCAGCTCGAACGGGGCATGGTGCCGGTCAAGCCTCTGGCGGCGAAGACCGTGTTGCTCTTGATCCCACGGGTCCATCGGGGCGTCTTGAGCGCGGTCGAGTACGCCCTGGCGCTGAACGCTGAATGCCGGGCCCTCCATGTGACGCTCAACTCGAAAACCGTCCCTGAACTCAAAGAGCAGTGGGACAAGTACGTCCCCGACGTCCCCTTGATCGTCGTGGACTCACCTTACCGGTCCCTGATCGACCCGGTCCTGGAGTACGTCGACATGATGCAGGCCGAACGGCCGAACCTCAACGTCACGGTCATCGTGCCCGAGGCGGTGCCGACCAAGTGGCACCACCGTTTCCTGCAGGAGAACCTGGCGTTCCGGCTCAAGTTCGCTCTCGGCAACCGTCGCAACGTGGTCGTCACGAACGTCCGGTACTTCCTGGACTAGCCGCGAGGCATCCTAGGCCGGACGGAAATCGCCCCGCGCCTGGTGGCATACTTCCGTATGGCTTCATTCAAGGAAGGACTGAGCTTCGACGACGTCCTACTGGTCCCTCGACGCAGCGAAGTGAGGCCCGACGAAGTCGACACGTCCTCCCGGTTCCTTCCCGGCATCTCCCTTCGGACCCCCATCGTGTCCGCGCCGATGGACACCGTCACCGAAGCCCGTCTCGCGATCGCGATCGCCCGCGAAGGCGGCGTCGGCGTCATCCATCGCAACATGACGATCGACGAGCAGGCCGACCAGGTCGACCGTGTCAAGCGTTCCGAGCACGGCGTCATCACCGACCCGTTCAAACTCGGCCCTGACGACACGATCCAGGACGCGGTCGCGCTGATGGCCCGTTTCCGGATCAGCGGCGTCCCCATCACCGACACCGAAGGGAAGCTGGTCGGCATCCTCACGAACCGCGACATCCGGTTCGTCAACGACTACACCGTCCTCATACGGGACCGGATGACGAGCCGTAACCTCGTCACGGCCAAGCCGGGCACGAACCTTGACGAAGCCCAAGCCCTCCTCGCAGAACACCGGATCGAAAAGCTGCCGATCGTCGACGAAAGCGGCTTCCTGCGCGGCCTCATCACGATCAAGGACATCGAGAAGGTCAAGCGCCACCCGTATGCGACCAAAGACTCGAAAGGACGGCTCGTGGTCGGCGCCGCGATCGGCCCGCTGAGAGATCCTTACGAACGAGCAAAGGCCCTGGCAGACGCCGGGGTCGATTTCATTGTCATCGACGCCGCCCACGGTCAGAGCCAGGGCGTGATCGAGTGTACGAAGATGCTTAAGGACAAACTGCCCGACCTGAAAGTGGTCAGCGGCAACGTCGCGACGAAGGAAGGCGTCCGCGACTTGCAGTCCGTCGGCGCAGACGCCTTGCGGCTCGGCATCGGCGCGGGCTCGATCTGTACGACGCGCGTCGTCAGCGGCGTCGGCGTCCCTCAGTTCACGGCCATCCTCGACTGCTGCGAAGAAGCGGCCAAACACGGCCTGCCGTGCATCGCCGACGGCGGCATCCGGACGAGCGGCGATGTCGTGAAGTGCCTCGCCGCCGGAGCCCAGACCGTCATGATGGGCAACATGTTCGCCGGTTGCGAGGAGTCGCCGGGCGACATCGAGATCTACCGGAACAGAGCGTACAAGGTCTACAGAGGCATGGGCTCGATCGGAGCCATGAGGCAAGGGTCGTCCGACCGCTACTTCGCGATCAAGGAGACGGCCGCGGTCATGGTGCCGGAGGGCGTCGAGGGCCGCGTCCCCTATAAGGGCACGTTGACGGACACCATCGCCCAGATCATGGGCGGCCTCAAGTCAGGGATGGGCTATCTGGGGGCCAAGTCCGTCGCCGACCTTCAAGAGCGGGCCGAGTTCCTCCGGATCACGAACGCCGGCCTGCGGGAGTCGCACCCGCACGACGTCTGGATCACGAAGGAACCGCCGAACTATTCGTCCCCGTTCGTCAGCGGCGAAGGGGAGTAACCCGGATCGGGCCGGACCGTCAGGTACTTATCCGACGGGACGCCCCATGATCTCTGCTCTTAAGTTCCTCCCTGCGCTCCTCTCGCTGAGCTGTACGACAGGACCAGACCGTCGTGACGCCACGCTTCAGGACGAACAGACTGCCGGTTCGAAAGGACTGCCGGTTTCGGCCCACGTCCCCTCGTTTCAGCCCGTCCACGTGACAGGGCCGCATGCGGGTCGGAACGCTTGCCCGCTCTGCGTCTACGGACTCGTCCCCCAACTGCAGGTCTGGGTCCAAGAAGATAGCTTGGAGAAGGGGATCGAGTTGGCGCAGCGCGCCGAAACGCTCGCCGCCGAAGGGAAGGTCCAGGGCTTCGTCGCCTATGGAGTCATCGTTCCGTCCCATGGCAGGGAACTTTCGGACCGGACCAAGGCCACCCTCCTCCGTTCGACTTTGAAAGCGTTTTTCTGGACGACCGTGCCGTCCTGGTCGGATTCGGGGACATCTGGACTCTATGGGCACTCCGACCAAGACAAGCCGTCGGTGCGCGTCTACTCCGTCGTCAACAGGCGGTTGTTCCGGCGGTGGGACGATCCCGGTGTCAACAGGTGGCCCGAGGTCCAGGAGGCTGTCCGCCGATCGGCCGGGTATGTGTCCACGTACGAACTGACCGACGCTCAAATCGCACCTCTATGGGAACGCGGCGACCGAATGGAAGTACGGTTCCGCGTCGCCGACGCCCAAGGTCGTCCGCTGGAGAAGATCAAGGTCACGGCGATGCAGACGGACGCAAGCGGGCGTTACAACCCGGAAGGCTGGAACAGGCGCGAACCGAGCCTCAAGGCCACGGCTTGGACGGACAAAGACGGCCTGGTGACGTTCCAGACCATCGTCCCAGGCCCCTACCCGACCCGAAGAGAGCCTTCGCACATCCACTTCAGTGCCGGCGTCGACGGAAGGGCGTGCTTCAGGACGCTTTGGTTCGAAGGCGACCCGCTGATTTCAAAGGAGCGGCGAGAGTGGGCCGAGCGTGACGAAGAGACGATGATCGTCCCGGTGTCTCGCGCCGAGGGCCGGAGACTCGTCGAGCACACGTTCGTCGTGAGACGGTGACCGTGTGCCGTGGGCGGACCGGAGTCAACCGTCGGTCGGCTTGACCTTCTCGTCGTTCTTTTCGGCGTACTTGTCGGGCTCCTTGGCGAAGCTCTCCGGGCATCCGTCGCAGCAGAAGTAGTAGCGCTTTCCGTGATAGTCCTGGAACTTCTTCCCGTCCGGACTCTTCACCGCGTCCTTCATGACCGGGCACTCGACTTCACCGGCGGCGTTGCGGTGGATCGCGACCGTCGTGGGCCAGTCCGCAGACTTCGTGTCCGCCGCCGAGGCGGACTTGGGGGACGGTTCGGTCACGTCCGCGCTCGTGACTTTGTCGCTATCGCCGCCTGTGCCGCACCCCGCGAGGAGGACGGCCAGACCGAGGAGCCATGCGTTTCGGGACATCGTTCTCCATTTTGCCCCAGGCCAGGGCCGTTCCGGGAGATACAAGTAAGATGGACCCGATGCCAGCGATCTCCCGACGCGCCAAGGCCATGCCCGCCTCCCCGATCCGGAGGTTGGTCCCCTACGCCGAAAAGGCGTTGGCTTCCGGCAAGAAGATCTACCATTTGAACATCGGGCAGCCGGACGTCGAGAGCCCGGTCGAGTTCTGGAACGCCGTGACCCGTTCGGGGCTCAAGGTGCTCGAATACAGCCACTCTGCGGGCATCGCGTCCTTAAGGCAAAAGGCGGCCGAGAGCTACCGGGCGATGGGCATCGACGTGGCCACCGAGCACGTCACGGTCTGCACGGCGGGCTCCGAAGCCTTGCTCTTCGCGATGCTCGCGACGATGGACATCGGCGACGAGGTCATCGTCCCCGAACCGTTCTACGCCAATTACCTCGGGTTCGCGGGCGTGGCCGACGTCAACCTCGTGACGGTGCCGACGTCGATCCACGACGGTTTCCGGCTCCCGCCCGTCGAGGAGTTCCGCAAACGTGTCACGTCCCGGACGAAAGCCGTCCTCGTCAACAATCCGGGCAACCCGACGGGGACGGTCTACACCGACGACCAGTTGGAAGGCCTCCGGGCGATGGCGCTCGAAAACGACCTGTACGTGATCGCCGACGAGGTCTACCGTGAATTCAACTACACGGGCCGCCCGATCAAGTCCGTCCTCCAACTCGAGGGCATCGACGACCGCGCGATCATGGTCGATTCGGTCTCCAAACGCTTTTCCTTGTGCGGGGCGCGGATCGGCTTTTTGGTCTGCCGGAACGCGGACGTCAACGCCGGTGTCTTGAAATACGCTCAGGCCCGGTTGTCACCGCCGACGCTTGAATCCTACGGGGTCCTCGGCGCCCTCGATGCACCGCAGAGCTACTTCGACGGCGTCCGGTCCGAATTCGTCAAGAGGCGCGACCTGCTCGTGTCCCGGCTCCGAGCGATCCCCGGGGTCGTCTGCCCGGACATCGACGGTGCGTTCTACGCGATGGTCGAACTGCCCGTGGACGACGCCGACGAGTTCTGCAAATGGCTTCTCGAAAGCTTCGACCTGAACGGCGAGACGGTCATGTTCGCACCGGGTTCCGGGTTCTACGAAGACGCTTCGCTCGGCAAGCGCCAGGTCCGTATCGCGTACGTTCTGGAGTGCGCGAAGCTCGACCGGGCGATGGACTGCCTCGAAGCGGCGCTGGCGGCCTATCCGGGGCGGCTCCAACCGGCCCCGCTCGGTTAGCGGGCCTTTGGAACGGACTTCGGTCCGCAT
The sequence above is drawn from the Armatimonadota bacterium genome and encodes:
- a CDS encoding aldo/keto reductase, giving the protein MVSNPCLGTMTFGWEPDDWGSHEPEAMKVMAKAYDLGINFFDTADVYARGTSETILGKAIKGKRDGLVIATKCHGRMSDTDPNARGNSRRNIIQACEASLKRLGTDWIDLYQIHRPEPKVPIDETLRALDDLVRSGKVRYVGASTYAAWQLAEAHYVAKALGSNAFVCEQPPYNLLDRSIERELMPFLRTYDYGCIPWSPLAGGQLSGKYLGQKPKDGRYAKSDPMGRITAQTTKVVQRLKTIADRAGLTLTQMSLAWVAGQPGVTVPIIGAKSPVQLEESVGACQTELSAKTLAQIDKVVAPGNVEIRYYNADFGPNARPNV
- a CDS encoding pyridoxal phosphate-dependent aminotransferase, whose protein sequence is MPAISRRAKAMPASPIRRLVPYAEKALASGKKIYHLNIGQPDVESPVEFWNAVTRSGLKVLEYSHSAGIASLRQKAAESYRAMGIDVATEHVTVCTAGSEALLFAMLATMDIGDEVIVPEPFYANYLGFAGVADVNLVTVPTSIHDGFRLPPVEEFRKRVTSRTKAVLVNNPGNPTGTVYTDDQLEGLRAMALENDLYVIADEVYREFNYTGRPIKSVLQLEGIDDRAIMVDSVSKRFSLCGARIGFLVCRNADVNAGVLKYAQARLSPPTLESYGVLGALDAPQSYFDGVRSEFVKRRDLLVSRLRAIPGVVCPDIDGAFYAMVELPVDDADEFCKWLLESFDLNGETVMFAPGSGFYEDASLGKRQVRIAYVLECAKLDRAMDCLEAALAAYPGRLQPAPLG
- the guaB gene encoding IMP dehydrogenase; the protein is MASFKEGLSFDDVLLVPRRSEVRPDEVDTSSRFLPGISLRTPIVSAPMDTVTEARLAIAIAREGGVGVIHRNMTIDEQADQVDRVKRSEHGVITDPFKLGPDDTIQDAVALMARFRISGVPITDTEGKLVGILTNRDIRFVNDYTVLIRDRMTSRNLVTAKPGTNLDEAQALLAEHRIEKLPIVDESGFLRGLITIKDIEKVKRHPYATKDSKGRLVVGAAIGPLRDPYERAKALADAGVDFIVIDAAHGQSQGVIECTKMLKDKLPDLKVVSGNVATKEGVRDLQSVGADALRLGIGAGSICTTRVVSGVGVPQFTAILDCCEEAAKHGLPCIADGGIRTSGDVVKCLAAGAQTVMMGNMFAGCEESPGDIEIYRNRAYKVYRGMGSIGAMRQGSSDRYFAIKETAAVMVPEGVEGRVPYKGTLTDTIAQIMGGLKSGMGYLGAKSVADLQERAEFLRITNAGLRESHPHDVWITKEPPNYSSPFVSGEGE
- a CDS encoding DinB family protein, with product MSNTAVGLLRLQSEASFREFVASFEGVDRAQAWGVLPQTTEEYLHTDGSIHSLVLHVATGKVMYASAAFKNLEIRWRDLAEELESFEPDWDAAQEYLKASHQYWTEAWAHLTDDDLYQDVLRPQGDHWPAWKVLHTLSHHDAYHAGQIAVLRFAGHRSDSPPPSVAEDVRKYCAELPSW
- a CDS encoding APC family permease, whose amino-acid sequence is MKGDIGSRPFRRLRHVLFGSPIHAKKAHHERMGIVTGLPVFASDALSSSAYATEAILGVLILAGTQFVGLQIWFGLAIALLIAIVSWSYWQTIHAYPGGGGSYIVASENLGEKPGLVAGAALMIDYVLTVAVSVAAGVVALVSAFPALHEYLIVISWICIGLISYANLRGMRESGAVFAFPTYGFLVSVFVMLGFAAWRAATTTPVAQVVHGEPGAVGRDANVLFLFVVFRAFAAGCTALTGIEAVSDGVPAFRPPESRNASRTLLIMAVLLTALFLGIGFAVQRVPVLELFATKNPEYTTVLSQIASWAFGPEMKWAFYIVQFMTAAILILAANTAFADFPRLASFLARDGYLPRPLARQGDRLVFQNGIILLALASAILIWVYHGELDHLLPLYAVGVFLAFTLSQSGMVMHWKKLGERGHGLSMSVNMLGAVLTGAVTLVLLFTKFREGAWLIFVLTVFFYAVFRAIKNRYASINVQLERGMVPVKPLAAKTVLLLIPRVHRGVLSAVEYALALNAECRALHVTLNSKTVPELKEQWDKYVPDVPLIVVDSPYRSLIDPVLEYVDMMQAERPNLNVTVIVPEAVPTKWHHRFLQENLAFRLKFALGNRRNVVVTNVRYFLD
- a CDS encoding YHS domain-containing protein, which gives rise to MKDAVKSPDGKKFQDYHGKRYYFCCDGCPESFAKEPDKYAEKNDEKVKPTDG